A region from the Anoplolepis gracilipes chromosome 2, ASM4749672v1, whole genome shotgun sequence genome encodes:
- the Ufd4 gene encoding E3 ubiquitin-protein ligase HECTD1 isoform X4, which translates to MADVDPETLLEWLSMGQGDERDMQLIALEQLCMLLLMSDNVDRCFECCPPRTFLPALCRIFLDELVPDSVLEVTARAITYYLDVSAECTRRVVAMEGAVKAICSRLSGAGLGSRASRDLAEQCIKVLELVCAREAGAVFEAGGLPCALCFIREHGARVHRDTLHSAMAVVTRLCGKVEPQDKALPDCVEALSVLLRHEDAHVADGALRCFASLADRFSRRGTDPAPLASNGLVSELLYRLSNAAGPGTSTTATCSNPKTPPPSSTITTVPAPEPKSCASVSTIISLLSTLCRGSPSITHDLLRSELPDAIEKALKGDERCALDSMRLIDLLLVLLFEGRLALGRSTTGGPSGPLLPRLRRLDSAGEKSHRQLIDCIRSKDTDALIEAIDTGGIEVNFMDDVGQTLLNWASAFGTQEMVEFLCDRGADVNKGQRSSSLHYAACFGRPAIAKVLLRHGANPDLRDEDGKTPLDKARERVDEGHREVAAILQSPGEWMLPPSQEHRKLETEIEEFTEPKGDPEMAPVYLKRLLPVFCATFQSTMLPSVRKASLSLIRKMVHYIQPELLIETCRSDKTGGCGAMLVEVIANVLDNEEDEDGHLVVLQMIQDLMIKGKDEFLEHFARLGVFSKVAALAGPQETTPEPETESNQSGDDQRMEDAKELLIGRAYHWRDWCICRGRDCLYIWSDAAALELSNGSNGWFRFILDGKLATMYSSGSPEGGTDTSENRGEFLEKLQRARSQLKVNFVSQPVLSRPGTTRLVVGNWALSSRKESELCIHNSDGQQQATILREDLPGFIFESNRGTKHSFTAETSLGPEFAAGWTGKRGKRLRSKIEAIKQKVKVQAQEIYERYFKVAQAQPRGVVAKLGQIVSQIEKASQKQQSGNREWRNVLQSALEQLKVLLNEEGRVSAYELHSSGLVQALLALLAAPPGPSPPTLRATKLRMQRITVFNSCFQTKDMNKEHNSAKILVHKLVSVLESIEKLPVYLYDTPGSGYGLQILTRRLRFRLEKASGESALIDRSGRSLKMEPLSTIQQLENHLLKMVAKQWHDHDRSTFTFVKKLKEENKITFKYQHDFDENGLLYWIGTNAKTCPEWVNPGQYGLVVITSSDGRNLPYGHLEDILSRDPAALNCHTNDDKRAWFSIDLGVWIIPNAYTLRHARGYGRSALRNWMFQASKDGVTWITLYAHVDDCSLNEPGSTATWTLEPPSEETQGWRHLRLQQIGKNASGQTHYLSVSGFEVYGEVTGVCEDLGRAAKEAEAGVRKQRRFIKTQVLKHLVAGVRVARGLDWKWRDQDGVPPGEGTVTGELHNGWIDVTWDHGGSNSYRMGAEGKYDLRLVGTSLETDSTVKCKSGGGVLTGRKSNSTPSLPDCTDTAMRSSVASTDQAASADNLAAKQAAESIAESVLSVARAEAVVAVTSESGANSTGELSVVLHPRPDTAVTSDLATIVESLTLNTDCPVNSTSNRASSSKPLFATIRGNKASGGLLSLETAEVLDRMREGADRLRNNTNSFLSGELLGLVPVRISVSGESDENSLRIKSVPRHHPTGIADVAKDCITREKEASSSTQNTTGNCPVVVTNPMSVSVPNLACSDANNTLESTAATGLLETFAAMARRRTLGPTGGQHLASNSSTSSNPRGPNSVSSLVRLALSPNFPGGLLSTAQSYPSLTSSGQVAGSGVTTTTGPGLGQALTMSLTSTSSDSEQVSLEDFLESCGGVATSSAGGGRTTGGPTLLTELEDDEDGVLEEEEDNEENDQEEEDEENEEEGDGCEGEYEEVMVSRNLLAAFMEEEAPQSSKRRAWDDEFVLKRQFSALIPAFDPRPGRTNINQTTDLEVPPPGSEAQVNSRIGTLPMPRLSLSLKGPGFPGIPDIEIPLSDPHASIFQAVQELMQLTELGSRQEKLKRIWEPTYTIIYKEARDEESSGRATPIVTLYSRNLTQSANACTMEDVLQLLRHVFVLSTTRDDGISLEQEESNETTYWLHPDDFTSKKITNKIVQQIQDPLALAAGALPNWCEELARSCPFLLPFETRRLYFSCTAFGASRSIVWLQTQRDAILERQRAPGLSPRRDDSHEFRVGRLKHERVSVPRGEKLLDWAEQVLKIHASRKSILEVAFVGEEGTGLGPTLEFFALVAAELQRKDLGLWLCDDATDDNGMQILSEEQCVPGEKIRPAGYYVTRASGLFPAPLPQDSAACDRAVRYFWFLGVFLAKVLQDNRLVDLPLSRPFLKLMCRGDISNNVNEKIGLTGITQDSISSSMSSSFISEEGETDAAYSSLEPCPWYSGLLDIEDLAEVDPVRGEFLKEIQNAIAKRDRTFSDGVNSTDEEMSLYITHPSGTSVAIEDLTLTMAYSPSSKVFQHDHVELVKDGSDIAVTIENAREYTNLTINYCLNQGIYRQLEAFKLGFSKVFPMEKLHVFSPEEMRAMLCGEQNPQWTREDLLNYTEPKLGYTKESPGFQRFVNVLLSLTGSERKAFLQFATGCSALPPGGLCNLHPRLTVVRKVDAGSGGYPSVNTCVHYLKLPEYPTEEILKERLLAATRERGFHLN; encoded by the exons aTGGCAGATGTTGACCCAGAAACTTTGTTAGAATGGCTCAGTATGGGGCAAGGGGACGAAAGGGACATGCAATTAATTGCATTAGAGCAATTATGTATGCTGTTACTTATGTCCGATAATGTTGATCGTTGCTTTGAatg ttGTCCTCCGCGCACATTTCTCCCAGCACTTTGTAGAATTTTTCTGGACGAATTAGTGCCCGATAGTGTGCTGGAAGTGACTGCTCGAGCTATTACATATTACTTGGATGTTTCTGCGGAATGTACGCGCAGAGTGGTGGCTATGGAAGGCGCAGTAAAAGCTATTTGCAGTCGACTTTCTGGTGCTGGACTTGGCTCCAGAGCCAGTCGGGATTTGGCAGAGCAATGTATAAAG GTATTAGAACTTGTATGTGCGAGAGAAGCAGGTGCTGTATTCGAAGCTGGTGGTTTACCTTGTGCATTGTGCTTCATCCGAGAGCACGGAGCGCGCGTACATCGGGACACATTGCATTCGGCAATGGCAGTCGTTACACGTTTATGTGGCAAAGTTGAACCTCAGGATAAGGCTTTACCTGATTGCGTTGAGGCTCTATCGGTGTTGCTCAGACACGAAGATGCGCACGTTGCAGACGGTGCACTTCGTTGCTTTGCATCACTGGCGGATAGATTCTCCAGAAGAGGGACTGATCCTGCACCATTAGCATCAAATGGATTAGTATCTGAACTTTTATATCG gTTATCAAATGCAGCAGGACCTGGTACATCTACTACAGCGACTTGCAGCAATCCAAAAACACCACCACCCTCTAGTACTATAACCACAGTTCCAGCTCCAGAACCAAAATCATGTGCTTCTGTTTCGACTATAATTAGTCTCTTATCGACACTTTGTAGAGGATCACCATCAATTACACACGATCTTTTACGTTCTGAATTACCAGATGCGATAGAAAAGGCACTAAAAGGAGACGAACGATGCGCTCTCGACTCTATGAGATTGATAGATCTTCTATTAGTCTTATTGTTTGAGGGTAGATTAGCATTAGGTCGTAGCACTACTGGTGGTCCATCTGGTCCCCTGTTACCAAGATTAAGACGTTTAGATAGTGCTGGAGAGAAATCGCATAGACAATTAATCGATTGTATACGCTCGAAAGATACGGATGCTTTGATAGAGGCAATCGATACAGGTGGGATTGAAGTTAACTTTATGGATGATGTTGGACAAACTTTGCTCAATTGGGCTTCAGCATTCGGTACGCAAGAAATGGTCGAATTCTTATGTGACAGAGGAGCAGATGTTAATAAAGGCCAACGATCGTCCAGTCTACATTACGCAGCTTGTTTTGGAAGACCAGCTATTGCCAAAGTTTTACTTAGACATGGTGCTAATCCTGATTTGAGGGATGAGGATGGGAAAACACCTTTAGATAAAGCCAGAGAACGCGTCGACGAAGGACATAGAGAAGTTGCAGCCATTTTACAGTCACCTGGAGAATGGATGTTACCACCGAGTCAAGAACATAGAAAACTTGAGACAGAAATAGAAGAATTCACAGAACCTAAGGGAGATCCTGAAATGGCGCCTGTTTATCTAAAAAGATTATTGCCAGTGTTTTGTGCAACCTTTCAGTCAACTATGTTACCAAGTGTTAGAAAAGCGAGTTTAAGTTTGATCAGAAAAATGGTGCATTACATTCAACCAGAATTGCTTATAGAAACCTGTAGATCTGACAAAACCGGAGGATGTGGAGCTATGCTTGTAGAAGTAATTGCCAACGTTTTAGATAATGAG GAAGATGAGGATGGTCATTTAGTCGTCTTGCAAATGATACAGGATTTGATGATTAAAGGCAAAGATGAATTCTTAGAACATTTCGCACGTTTAGGAGTATTTTCAAAAGTTGCCGCTTTAGCCGGGCCACAAGAAACTACACCCGAGCCAGAAACAGAATCAAATCAATCAGGAGATGATCAAAGAATGGAAGAtgcaaaagaattattaataggTAGAGCGTATCATTGGAGAGATTGGTGTATATGTAGAGGACGTGATTGTTTATACATTTGGTCCGATGCAGCGGCTTTAGAACTATCGAACGGAAGCAACGGATGGTTTAGATTTATCCTTGATGGCAAATTAGCAACTATGTATTCCAGCGGAAGTCCGGAAGGTGGGACGGATACATCGG AAAACCGTGGTGAATTTCTGGAAAAACTGCAACGGGCGCGTAGTCAGTTAAAAGTAAACTTTGTAAGTCAGCCTGTACTCTCTCGGCCTGGCACTACACGGCTGGTTGTAGGAAATTGGGCATTATCTAGTAGAAAGGAAAGtgaattatgtatacataatagtGATGGTCAACAACAGGCAACCATTTTAAGAGAAGACTTACCaggttttatttttgaatcaaACAGAGGTACCAAACACTCTTTCACGGCTGAAACCAGTTTAG GTCCAGAATTCGCAGCGGGTTGGACTGGTAAAAGAGGGAAAAGATTGAGATCTAAAATTGAAGCGATTAAACAAAAAGTCAAAGTGCAAGCACAAGAAATATATGAACGTTATTTCAAAGTAGCACAAGCTCAACCACGTGGTGTAGTTGCTAAGCTTGGTCAAATTGTTAGTCAAATAGAGAAAGCATCTCAGAAACAACAATCTGGAAATCGCGAGTGGCGTAATGTGTTGCAATCCGCATTAGAACAacttaaagtattattaaatgagGAAGGTCGGGTATCGGCATACGAATTGCACTCCAGCGGTCTTGTGCAAGCGTTACTCGCTTTATTGGCTGCGCCTCCTGGACCCTCACCACCAACATTAAGAGCAACTAAACTTAGGATGCAGAGGATAACTGTGTTTAATAGTTGTTTTCAAACAAAAGACATGAATAAGGAACATAATTCCGCTAAAATTTTAGTTCACAAATTGGTTTCGGTGTTAGAATCGATAGAAAAATTACCCGTATACTTATATGACACACCTGGATCAGGCTATGGTTTACAG ATTTTGACCAGAAGATTACGCTTTCGATTGGAAAAAGCTTCTGGCGAAAGCGCATTAATAGATCGATCTGGTCGTAGTTTAAAAATGGAACCATTAAGTACGATACAACAGCTAGAAAATCACTTATTAAAAATGGTAGCTAAGCAATGGCACGATCATGATAGATCTACATTTACAttcgtgaaaaaattaaaggaagaaaataaaataacatttaaatatcagcATGACTTTGATGAGAATGGTTTGCTATATTGGATCGGTACAAATGCTAAAACCTGCCCTGAATGGGTAAATCCAGGTCAATATGGTTTAGTTGTCATTACATCGAGCGATGGAAGAAATTTACCATATGGCCATCTCGAGGATATACTCAGCCGTGATCCAGCGGCATTGAATTGTCACACTAATGATGACAAACGCGCATGGTTCTCAATTGATCTTGGAGTTTGGATAATTCCTAATGCTTACACTTTAAGACACGCGAGAGGATATGGCAGAAGCGCTTTGAGGAATTGGATGTTTCAAGCATCGAAGGACGGTGTTACCTGGATAACATTATATGCTCATGTGGACGATTGTTCTTTAAATGAGCCAGGAAGTACAGCTACCTGGACATTAGAACCACCGAGTGAAGAGACACAAGGCTGGCGGCATTTACGTTTACAACAAATTGGAAAGAATGCTTCTGGACAAACACATTATCTATCTGTGTCTGGTTTCGAGGTTTATGGGGAAGTTACTGGAGTATGCGAAGATTTAGGTCGTGCAGCCAAAGAAGCTGAGGCCGGTGTACGGAAACAaagaagatttattaaaacgcAAGTTCTTAAACATTTAGTTGCAGGAGTTAGAGTGGCTAGAGGTTTAGATTGGAAGTGGAGGGATCAAGATGGTGTACCACCAG GTGAAGGGACAGTTACGGGAGAATTACACAACGGATGGATAGATGTAACCTGGGATCATGGTGGATCAAATTCCTACAGAATGGGTGCAGAAGGAAAATATGACCTCAGATTAGTTGGCACTAGTCTTGAGACAGACAGTACAGTGAAATGTAAAAGTGGCGGAGGAGTTTTAACTGGTCGGAAATCAAATAGCACTCCTAGCTTACCCGATTGCACTGATACCGCTATGCGCAGTTCGGTAGCTTCCACCGATCAAGCTGCAAGTGCGGATAATCTTGCAGCAAAG CAAGCTGCCGAATCGATAGCCGAGAGTGTGTTATCGGTAGCCCGTGCTGAAGCAGTAGTAGCTGTAACTAGCGAGAGTGGAGCAAATTCGACGGGTGAACTTTCGGTTGTGTTGCATCCTAGGCCGGATACAGCCGTTACTAGTGATTTAGCTACTATCGTTGAAAGTCTCACCCTTAACACGGATTGTCCAGTTAACAGTACTAGTAATCGAGCATCCAGTTCAAAACCACTTTTTGCCACTATAAGAGGAAACaag GCTAGCGGAGGCTTATTGAGTTTAGAAACTGCTGAGGTTCTGGATCGTATGAGAGAGGGAGCTGACAGATTACGCAACAATACTAATAGTTTTCTCAGCGGCGAACTACTTGGTCTAGTTCCCGTTAGAATCAGCGTTTCCGGCGAGTCGGATGAAAACTCATTAAGAATCAAATCTGTACCAAGGCATCATCCTACTGGAATCGCAGATG TTGCTAAAGACTGTATTACTCGAGAGAAAGAAGCTAGCTCGTCTACACAAAATACAACGGGTAATTGTCCTGTTGTGGTTACCAATCCCATGTCGGTATCTGTGCCTAATCTCGCTTGTTCCGATGCTAACAATACCTTGGAATCAACAGCTGCTACTGGTTTATTGGAGACTTTCGCTGCAATGGCGCGAAGACGAACATTAG GACCTACAGGTGGACAACATCTTGCTTCGAATTCTAGTACGAGTTCTAATCCACGAGGACCAAATTCTGTGTCTAGTCTCGTACGATTGGCGCTCAGTCCAAATTTTCCCGGTGGTTTACTTAGTACGGCGCAAAGTTATCCAAGCTTGACGAGTAGTGGACAAGTAGCTGGTAGTGGTGTCACCACGACAACCGGACCAGGCTTAGGACAAGCGCTTACTATGTCTCTGACTAGTACAAGTAGTGATAGCGAACAg GTCAGTCTTGAAGACTTCCTGGAATCATGCGGAGGTGTAGCGACTTCTAGCGCTGGTGGAGGTCGTACTACTGGTGGACCTACACTTTTGACTGAACTAGAAGATGACGAAGATGGTGTCttggaggaggaagaagataatgaagaaaatgatCAAGAA gAGGAAGATGAAGAAAATGAGGAAGAAGGTGATGGTTGCGAAGGCGAATATGAAGAAGTAATGGTAAGTCGCAATCTTTTAGCAGCATTCATGGAAGAAGAAGCACCACAGAGTAGCAAAAGGCGCGCATGGGATGACGAATTTGTGCTGAAGCGTCAATTTTCTGCTCTTATTCCTGCTTTCGACCCACGTCCTGGCCGGACAAACATTAATCAG ACAACGGATTTAGAAGTTCCTCCTCCTGGCAGCGAAGCGCAAGTTAATAGCCGTATAGGAACATTGCCCATGCCTAGGCTTTCCTTATCATTGAAAGGACCAGGCTTTCCAGGTATACCAGATATTGAGATACCACTTTCAGATCCACACGCTAGTATTTTTCAAGCGGTCCAGGAACTAATGCAATTAACTGAATTGGGAAGTCGTCAAGAGAAATTGAAAAGGATATGGGAACCAACCTACAC tataatatataaggaagCTAGAGACGAGGAATCATCTGGTAGAGCAACACCGATCGTAACATTATACTCTCGTAACCTTACGCAAAGTGCAAACGCGTGTACCATGGAGGATGTCCTGCAGCTTTTGAGACATGTATTTGTGTTGAGCACCACTCGAGACGACGGTATTTCATTAGAACAAGAAGAATCAAATGAGACAACCTATTGGCTTCATCCAGATGACTTTACATCCAAGAAAATCacgaataaaattgtacaacaGATTCAAGACCCGTTGGCTCTAGCTGCTGGTGCATTGCCCAATTGGTGTGAAGAACTCGCCCGAAGCTGTCCGTTTTTGCTGCCCTTCGAAACCAGACGACTCTATTTTAGTTGTACTGCCTTCGGTGCTTCACGGTCTATTGTATGGCTACAAACACAACGAGATGCGATCCTTGAAAGACAAAGAGCACCGGGTTTAAGTCCACGACGGGACGATAGCCACGAATTTCGTGTCGGCAGGCTTAAGCATGAACGAGTCAGTGTGCCTAGAGGagagaaattattagattGGGCGGAACAAGTATTgaag aTACACGCAAGCCGTAAGAGTATACTTGAAGTCGCATTCGTAGGAGAAGAAGGTACTGGTCTCGGACCTACTTTGGAATTTTTCGCATTAGTTGCAGCGGAGTTGCAACGTAAAGATTTAGGTCTGTGGTTATGTGATGATGCCACCGATGATAATGGTATGCAGATCTTGAGCGAAGAACAATGTGTTCCTGGAGAGAAAATTCGGCCTGCGGGATATTACGTGACACGAGCTAGCGGTTTATTCCCAGCCCCATTGCCACAAGATTCAGCAGCCTGCGATCGTGCTGTTCGATATTTCTGGTTCCTAGGAGTCTTCTTAGCAAAAGTTCTCCAggataatagattagtagatCTACCGTTATCCCGTccattcttaaaattaatgtgtCGCGGTGATATTTCAAACAATGTCAATGAGAAAATCGGTCTTACTGGCATTACACAAGATAGTATATCATCCAGCATGTCAAGTAGCTTTATATCGGAAGAAGGAGAAACAGATGCTGCATACTCATCATTAGAACCTTGTCCATGGTATTCTGGTTTATTAGATATAGAAGATCTTGCTGAGGTGGATCCTGTAAGAGGAGAATTTCTGAAAGAGATACAAAATGCAATTGCTAAGCGTGACAGAACTTTTTCGGATGGTGTTAATTCCACCGACGAAGAAATGTCATTATACATTACTCATCCATCGGGTACTTCAGTGGCTATTGAGGATTTAACATTAACCATGGCATATTCACCAAGTTCGAAAGTTTTTCAACATGATCATGTGGAATTAGTGAAAGACGGCTCAGATATCGCAGTAACGATAGAAAATGCAAGAGAATACACTAATCTTACCATCAATTACTGCCTTAATCAGGGAATTTATAGGCAACTCGAAGCGTTCAAATTGGgcttttcaaaagtttttccGATGGAAAAACTCCATGTTTTTAGTCCAGAGGAGATGCGAGCAATGCTTTGCGGAGAACAAAATCCACAGTGGACGAGAGAAGATTTGCTCAATTATACCGAGCCAAAACTAGGATACACGAAAGAAAG tccTGGCTTCCAAAGATTTGTCAACGTGCTGTTATCATTAACTGGTTCGGAAAGAAAAGCATTCTTACAATTTGCTACCGGTTGTTCGGCTCTACCTCCAGGAGGTCTATGTAATTTACATCCCAGATTAACTGTTGTACGGAAAGTGGACGCTGGTTCTGGTGGTTATCCTTCTGTTAACACCTGTGTTCATTACTTAAAATTACCAGAGTATCCTACCGAGGAAATTCTGAAAGAAAGACTCTTGGCTGCTACCCGAGAAAGAGGATTtcatttgaattaa